The Dehalogenimonas lykanthroporepellens BL-DC-9 genome includes a window with the following:
- a CDS encoding phage tail tape measure protein, TP901 family (KEGG: sfu:Sfum_3818 TP901 family phage tail tape measure protein~TIGRFAM: phage tail tape measure protein, TP901 family~PFAM: tail tape measure protein TP901 core region), which produces MNGDLGLGIVVSMKDAFSQNAQRIRGSMMDLDSTVADASERMTRNLDRIQQGTMMLGAGLALMAVPAALVASTAATQKALGELASLGVQDLRAIEDAAESFTNQWSGADKAAFITATYDVKSALSNLSDEAVGVFTSMAAMTAKATKATTQEMVGTFTTAYGIFKPIMADMNDMEWATAFSGAMAQTVASFKTNGTQMADAIKNIGAVAAASNIPLNEQLAVLGQLQTTMPGSEAGTLYKAFIMKAAEAGDELGLSFTDTSGRLKGVVPILQEIKRQFPDLSNAAAQVKLKKAFGSDEAVKFLLQMSAGMESLEGNIQSVGRAMKTGTAVTEQMADAMNQDIGARFLLLRQQVANLSEILGRTLLPVVTPVVNGVSRFILFLQRMAKSMPGVTRVVLGLSMALGTILVVAGAVTAAVGMVGLMLPAIKAGVVAISAALAGVGSAVATYFLPVTAIIAGVILSVYLLKRAWETNFGGIQDVITGAWNKVSLVFRGIRELVGSLSGGVGQMSAELAQKLESAGLLGFVVTVFKAYYRVREALAGLWGAFSHAFGRIRAILEPTVRTLMSAYAALASAVFSVVEIFGVAASATDGSSWRTFGTIIGTVAGVLLQGLAFALKIVAWNLSLIVRALAVVARSVIWVGKVIVGSLVGAAKFIYKFLLPVRMIGEAFMAAGKIIYSVWQVLTGDISLLDGLKAIGGAVYDFLATPFRWARDAVVGVWNFISGIFTSIGSLVADAAGQIGQAILNLPIISTLRDMFATVRSFFAGDTTFFEAGKKLLITLGEGIWSAVTYPFTMLKNALGKLRNLLPFSDAREGPLASLAASGSALLKTLADGMSLTQTLPAKVFGFAAHGILSAAAGAWQQVKTAGGNLMDAASAPFRMAGKLWDGLTSGAKTVAAKAGAIFGGLKQSLFGNTPELAIKPPQVNAWDALATGAVNHRDRIVATLSAVPGAVGRIFASAGTEGQSLWQRLSNGASAGIQAIKDRSAGIANCLLSSVRAMQGVQTPIPQVAEQKQPLGAAPPAESIGQRIIESVLSLVPRLDERLVPKALSAMLMLQPVMATAAPPPQPMNGTVQTVAAAVEPVSKSYIQPFAVEPAPEIGSASPAPAGIEWPKTAAPTPIAKPLQSGPAETVPSERLITPARTALATPLRGEEAGPGLRELLESLLSRLDGLADRPVELSVTTNIDGRKVAEAVYKDLRERKIRNYETL; this is translated from the coding sequence ATGAACGGCGATCTCGGACTGGGCATAGTGGTATCGATGAAGGATGCGTTCTCGCAGAACGCGCAGCGCATCCGTGGCTCCATGATGGACCTCGATTCCACCGTGGCGGATGCCAGCGAGCGAATGACCCGCAACCTGGACCGCATCCAGCAAGGCACCATGATGCTGGGGGCGGGACTAGCCCTGATGGCAGTGCCCGCCGCCCTGGTCGCCTCCACCGCCGCGACCCAGAAGGCTCTGGGAGAGCTGGCGTCCCTCGGCGTGCAGGACCTCCGGGCCATCGAAGACGCCGCAGAATCCTTCACCAACCAATGGTCCGGTGCCGACAAGGCCGCGTTCATCACCGCCACCTACGATGTGAAATCGGCCCTGTCCAACCTCAGCGACGAGGCGGTGGGCGTCTTCACCTCCATGGCCGCCATGACCGCCAAGGCGACCAAGGCCACCACCCAGGAGATGGTCGGCACCTTCACCACGGCCTACGGGATCTTCAAGCCCATCATGGCCGACATGAACGACATGGAATGGGCGACCGCCTTTTCCGGAGCCATGGCGCAGACCGTGGCCTCGTTCAAGACCAACGGCACCCAGATGGCCGACGCCATCAAGAACATCGGCGCGGTGGCGGCCGCGAGCAATATTCCGCTGAACGAGCAGCTCGCCGTACTCGGCCAGCTCCAGACCACCATGCCCGGCTCCGAGGCGGGCACGCTGTACAAGGCGTTCATCATGAAGGCGGCCGAGGCCGGTGACGAGCTGGGCCTGTCCTTCACCGACACCAGCGGCCGTCTCAAGGGCGTGGTTCCCATTCTGCAGGAGATCAAGCGCCAGTTCCCCGATCTCTCCAACGCCGCCGCCCAGGTGAAGCTGAAGAAGGCCTTCGGCTCCGACGAGGCGGTCAAGTTCCTGCTGCAGATGTCGGCGGGTATGGAGAGCCTCGAAGGCAATATCCAGTCGGTGGGCCGGGCCATGAAGACCGGCACGGCGGTCACCGAACAGATGGCCGACGCCATGAACCAGGACATCGGAGCCCGGTTCCTGCTCCTACGCCAGCAGGTGGCCAACCTCAGCGAAATCCTGGGACGCACTCTGCTACCGGTGGTGACGCCGGTGGTCAACGGCGTCTCCCGCTTCATTCTGTTTCTGCAACGCATGGCCAAATCGATGCCGGGCGTGACCCGGGTGGTTCTGGGACTGTCCATGGCCCTCGGCACCATTCTGGTCGTGGCCGGAGCTGTCACCGCCGCCGTGGGTATGGTGGGACTCATGCTGCCCGCCATCAAGGCCGGGGTCGTGGCCATCAGCGCTGCGCTCGCCGGAGTGGGTTCGGCGGTCGCGACCTATTTTCTGCCAGTTACCGCGATTATCGCTGGCGTGATCCTCTCGGTGTATTTGCTCAAACGCGCCTGGGAAACCAACTTCGGCGGCATCCAAGATGTCATCACCGGGGCCTGGAACAAGGTCTCGCTGGTCTTCCGGGGGATCAGGGAGCTGGTGGGCTCGCTCAGCGGCGGTGTCGGACAGATGTCGGCCGAACTGGCCCAGAAGCTCGAATCCGCCGGACTGCTGGGCTTCGTGGTCACCGTCTTCAAAGCCTATTACCGCGTTCGTGAGGCCCTGGCCGGATTGTGGGGCGCTTTCTCCCACGCCTTTGGCCGCATCCGCGCCATCCTCGAACCGACCGTCCGCACCCTGATGAGCGCCTATGCGGCGCTGGCCAGCGCGGTCTTCTCGGTGGTGGAGATCTTCGGCGTGGCCGCCAGCGCTACCGACGGGTCGTCCTGGCGCACCTTCGGCACGATTATCGGCACCGTCGCCGGTGTGCTTCTGCAGGGGCTGGCATTCGCGCTGAAGATCGTGGCCTGGAACCTGTCGCTCATTGTCAGAGCCCTGGCGGTGGTGGCGCGCAGCGTGATCTGGGTCGGCAAGGTCATCGTCGGGTCTCTGGTCGGAGCGGCCAAGTTCATCTACAAGTTCCTGTTGCCCGTGCGCATGATCGGCGAGGCCTTCATGGCCGCCGGGAAGATCATCTATTCCGTCTGGCAGGTGCTGACCGGTGACATTTCCCTGCTGGACGGTCTCAAGGCCATTGGCGGCGCGGTCTACGATTTTCTCGCCACCCCGTTCCGCTGGGCGCGGGATGCGGTGGTCGGTGTCTGGAATTTCATTTCCGGCATCTTCACCTCCATCGGCAGCCTGGTGGCCGATGCCGCTGGACAGATCGGCCAGGCGATTCTGAATCTGCCGATCATCAGCACCCTGCGGGATATGTTTGCCACCGTGCGCTCCTTCTTCGCCGGGGATACCACCTTTTTCGAGGCGGGTAAGAAGCTACTGATCACCCTGGGCGAAGGGATCTGGTCGGCGGTGACCTATCCCTTCACCATGCTCAAGAACGCCCTCGGCAAGCTTCGCAATCTGCTGCCTTTCTCCGACGCCCGCGAGGGACCGCTCGCCAGCCTGGCCGCCTCCGGCTCCGCGCTGCTCAAGACCCTCGCCGATGGCATGAGCCTTACCCAGACGCTGCCCGCGAAAGTGTTCGGCTTCGCCGCTCACGGGATTCTCTCGGCCGCTGCGGGAGCCTGGCAGCAGGTCAAAACGGCGGGCGGAAACCTCATGGACGCCGCCTCGGCTCCTTTCCGGATGGCCGGAAAACTCTGGGATGGGTTGACCTCCGGCGCAAAAACCGTCGCTGCCAAGGCCGGTGCCATCTTCGGCGGTCTCAAACAATCCCTGTTTGGCAACACGCCCGAGCTGGCGATCAAGCCACCCCAGGTCAATGCCTGGGACGCGCTGGCCACGGGAGCCGTCAATCACCGCGACCGGATCGTTGCCACGCTGTCTGCCGTCCCCGGGGCTGTGGGCCGAATCTTTGCCAGTGCCGGTACCGAAGGGCAATCCCTCTGGCAAAGGCTTTCCAACGGCGCGAGCGCGGGCATTCAGGCGATCAAGGATCGCAGCGCCGGGATTGCCAACTGTTTGCTCTCCTCCGTTCGCGCCATGCAGGGAGTCCAGACCCCGATTCCGCAGGTGGCCGAGCAGAAGCAACCGCTCGGAGCTGCGCCGCCCGCCGAATCGATTGGGCAACGCATCATAGAAAGCGTGCTCAGTCTCGTTCCGCGTCTGGACGAACGTCTGGTGCCCAAGGCCCTGAGCGCCATGCTGATGCTCCAGCCGGTCATGGCCACGGCCGCGCCACCCCCGCAACCGATGAACGGCACCGTGCAGACCGTCGCGGCGGCCGTCGAGCCGGTAAGTAAGAGCTACATCCAGCCGTTTGCGGTGGAACCGGCACCGGAAATCGGAAGTGCCTCTCCGGCTCCGGCCGGGATTGAATGGCCCAAGACGGCCGCGCCGACTCCGATAGCGAAGCCCCTGCAATCCGGACCCGCCGAGACGGTGCCTTCCGAACGGTTGATTACTCCGGCCCGCACCGCTCTCGCGACACCCCTGCGTGGAGAGGAAGCCGGTCCGGGTCTGCGCGAGCTGCTGGAATCGCTGCTCTCACGCCTCGATGGTCTGGCCGACCGCCCGGTGGAACTGAGCGTGACCACCAACATCGATGGCCGGAAGGTGGCCGAGGCCGTCTACAAGGATCTTCGCGAGCGGAAGATCAGAAACTACGAAACCCTGTGA
- a CDS encoding conserved hypothetical protein (KEGG: sfu:Sfum_3817 hypothetical protein): protein MYSFELPSGTELELREMTGAEEELLTNQRLIRSGEAINQVLRNCFVRLGEKTDPDLSEVMNLLSGDRLFALVRLRQISLGDEVELELSCPNSACRMTNFVTINLEDLKVTPYGEEREFAFKLPGSKKAVRFGYLDGHKEKRLASLREPNITSAMLIRILDIDGKAPSKKSLAEMSMRDRNALRQEMSRVDAGIDTSVETECDGCGTKIRTRLEAEPAFLFPGVRL, encoded by the coding sequence ATGTACAGCTTTGAACTGCCAAGCGGCACTGAACTCGAGCTCCGGGAAATGACCGGGGCCGAAGAGGAACTGCTCACCAACCAGCGCCTGATCCGCTCCGGAGAGGCGATCAACCAGGTGCTCCGCAATTGTTTCGTCCGGCTGGGCGAGAAGACCGATCCCGATCTTTCCGAGGTGATGAACCTGCTCTCGGGTGACCGGCTGTTCGCTTTGGTCCGCCTGCGCCAGATTTCCCTCGGCGACGAGGTGGAGCTGGAGCTGAGCTGCCCGAACAGCGCCTGCCGCATGACCAACTTCGTGACCATCAATCTCGAGGATCTCAAGGTCACCCCCTACGGCGAGGAGCGCGAGTTCGCCTTCAAGCTGCCCGGCTCGAAGAAAGCCGTCCGCTTCGGATATCTCGACGGCCACAAGGAAAAACGCCTGGCCAGCCTGCGCGAGCCCAACATCACCTCGGCCATGCTCATTCGTATCCTCGACATCGACGGCAAGGCTCCCTCCAAGAAGAGCCTGGCGGAAATGTCGATGCGCGACCGCAACGCGCTGCGGCAGGAGATGTCGCGGGTCGACGCGGGAATCGACACCTCGGTCGAAACCGAATGCGATGGCTGCGGCACCAAGATCCGCACCCGTCTGGAGGCAGAACCGGCTTTTTTGTTCCCCGGAGTTCGCTTGTAA
- a CDS encoding conserved hypothetical protein (PFAM: conserved hypothetical protein~KEGG: sfu:Sfum_3816 hypothetical protein) yields the protein MRSGNMPKSLYQNWQFAIEVNGFDVALFHKGQEPKTEFEEVAFAPAGSMFDQKVAGRVKFEDITLEKGALQDGSDEAAREWIKKQVDVNAVTGGLPADYMRDIDVVRYDRTGNETRRWTLHGAWVKALEYDELEGGNTENTIEKLTICFQYWT from the coding sequence ATGAGAAGCGGAAATATGCCCAAAAGCCTTTATCAGAACTGGCAGTTCGCCATCGAGGTAAACGGCTTCGACGTGGCCCTGTTCCACAAGGGACAGGAGCCCAAAACCGAATTCGAGGAAGTGGCCTTCGCCCCGGCCGGGTCCATGTTCGATCAAAAGGTGGCGGGACGGGTCAAGTTCGAGGACATCACCCTCGAGAAAGGCGCACTGCAGGACGGCTCCGACGAGGCTGCCCGCGAATGGATCAAGAAACAGGTGGACGTGAACGCCGTCACCGGCGGCCTTCCCGCCGACTACATGCGCGACATCGACGTTGTCCGCTACGACCGCACCGGAAACGAGACCCGCCGCTGGACCCTGCATGGGGCCTGGGTGAAAGCGCTCGAATACGACGAGCTCGAAGGCGGCAACACCGAGAACACCATCGAGAAGCTCACCATCTGCTTCCAATACTGGACCTAA
- a CDS encoding tail sheath protein (PFAM: tail sheath protein~KEGG: sfu:Sfum_3815 phage tail sheath protein), producing the protein MPTYLSPGIYTRETDFSFYVKQISTSSAAMVGVAEKGPINKPVLVTSWEQFINRFGSYINESYLAYAARAFFDNGGSVLYVTRIAHLTDPTDRDTLTALKSSIVLQNREAIPADALRIEAVNEGVWGDRLSVSIEDGSLDPANHFNLVVRHKGDVVEVFKDLSMDETLPNHVELAINDRSDFILVQDLAAASGTPGDRPALGVFTLGGGDNGLADLADADFIGDPSQHTGLYGFDEIDALNLLMVPGVTTVPVINAGIAYAEGRKDLLFIADTPMHLEPLEAVDFRKGQGMYSHAAFNSSYAALYYPWLEISDPVNSRKKLVPPCGAVAGCIARSDQKTNVWNAPAGIDRGRIFNTLSLAYKTSRGERDVLYPEGINVIAVFPDTGINIWGQKTLQSQPSAVDRINVRRLMMYMEEAISESSRFVVFEPNHPQTWRALGRLINPFLQDIKDKGGLYDFAFQCDEETNTPAVIDRNEMVARVFVKPTKTAEFIELNFILTSTGADFKEII; encoded by the coding sequence ATGCCGACCTATCTATCGCCCGGGATTTACACCCGGGAAACGGACTTCAGTTTCTATGTGAAGCAGATCTCGACCTCGTCGGCCGCCATGGTTGGAGTGGCCGAGAAAGGCCCGATCAACAAGCCCGTCCTGGTGACGAGCTGGGAGCAGTTCATCAACCGTTTCGGCTCCTATATCAACGAGAGCTATCTGGCCTACGCCGCCCGGGCGTTTTTCGACAACGGCGGCTCGGTCCTCTATGTCACCCGCATCGCCCATCTCACCGATCCCACCGACCGGGACACACTTACGGCGCTGAAGTCTTCCATCGTGCTGCAGAACCGGGAGGCGATCCCCGCCGACGCCCTGCGGATCGAGGCCGTGAACGAAGGCGTCTGGGGCGACCGGCTCTCCGTCTCCATTGAGGACGGCTCCCTCGATCCGGCAAACCATTTCAACCTGGTGGTCCGGCATAAAGGCGATGTGGTCGAGGTATTCAAGGATCTGAGCATGGACGAGACGCTGCCGAACCACGTGGAGCTGGCGATCAACGACCGTTCGGATTTCATCCTGGTCCAGGATCTGGCAGCAGCGTCGGGAACGCCCGGCGACCGTCCGGCATTGGGCGTGTTCACACTCGGCGGCGGTGACAACGGGCTGGCCGATCTGGCCGATGCCGATTTCATCGGCGATCCCTCGCAGCATACCGGCCTCTATGGCTTTGACGAGATCGACGCCCTGAACCTGCTGATGGTTCCCGGCGTCACCACGGTGCCGGTAATCAACGCCGGAATCGCCTATGCCGAAGGGCGCAAGGATCTGCTGTTCATCGCCGACACGCCCATGCATCTGGAGCCGCTCGAGGCGGTCGATTTCCGCAAGGGACAAGGGATGTACAGCCACGCGGCCTTCAACTCCTCCTATGCGGCGCTCTATTACCCCTGGTTGGAGATCAGCGATCCGGTCAACTCGCGCAAGAAGCTGGTGCCGCCCTGCGGCGCGGTGGCGGGTTGCATCGCCCGCAGCGACCAGAAGACCAACGTCTGGAACGCGCCCGCCGGTATCGACCGGGGCCGCATCTTCAATACGCTCTCCCTGGCCTACAAGACCAGCCGTGGCGAGCGCGATGTGCTCTATCCGGAAGGGATCAACGTCATCGCCGTGTTCCCCGACACCGGCATCAACATCTGGGGCCAGAAGACGCTGCAAAGCCAGCCCTCGGCCGTGGATCGCATCAACGTCCGCCGCCTGATGATGTACATGGAGGAAGCCATCTCGGAATCCTCCCGCTTCGTGGTGTTCGAGCCGAACCATCCCCAGACCTGGCGTGCCCTCGGCCGCCTGATCAATCCCTTTCTGCAGGACATCAAGGACAAGGGCGGCCTCTACGACTTCGCCTTCCAGTGCGACGAAGAGACCAACACCCCGGCGGTCATCGACCGCAACGAAATGGTGGCCCGCGTGTTCGTCAAGCCGACCAAGACGGCGGAGTTCATCGAGCTGAACTTCATCCTGACCAGCACCGGCGCGGACTTCAAAGAAATCATCTAA
- a CDS encoding conserved hypothetical protein (KEGG: dde:Dde_0930 hypothetical protein) — translation MIEIRNLQFQPLTFNLSGQGTLHLGPRERKSIARKDLSAEIKTAGKRGLVRITDLTGGAEPEPEKPTATEDAAADEAKTTSKRRK, via the coding sequence GTGATCGAGATCAGAAACCTGCAGTTCCAACCCCTGACGTTCAACCTCTCCGGCCAGGGAACCCTCCACCTCGGGCCGCGAGAACGCAAGAGCATCGCCCGCAAGGACCTCTCCGCCGAGATCAAGACCGCCGGAAAACGCGGCCTGGTGCGCATCACCGACCTGACCGGCGGCGCGGAACCGGAGCCGGAAAAGCCCACGGCAACCGAGGACGCCGCAGCCGATGAGGCCAAGACCACCAGCAAGCGGAGGAAATAA
- a CDS encoding conserved hypothetical protein (KEGG: sfu:Sfum_3813 hypothetical protein), whose translation MSTIQTATETLIRLAKQVIHPDTVLVFPDDLFEVQRTPSVILQGPKLTEDRFRRSQSRLFEKNVAELSFEECRFPRLYHLDFDLVVTVDREAELLGFHESVSRFLQLYPEIAIADQGSLNLTELVPLGGLARVNLSNLRQSSGRIRIESCPVYDGDLRDGRLIRDRTFQFHGDVTEQRTIQP comes from the coding sequence TTGAGCACGATACAGACCGCCACAGAAACACTGATCCGCCTGGCCAAGCAGGTCATCCACCCGGACACCGTGCTGGTGTTCCCGGATGACCTGTTCGAGGTCCAGCGCACCCCCAGCGTCATCCTCCAGGGGCCGAAGCTGACGGAAGACCGTTTCCGCCGCAGCCAGAGCCGCCTGTTCGAGAAGAATGTCGCGGAGCTGAGTTTCGAGGAGTGCCGCTTTCCCCGTCTCTATCACCTCGATTTCGACCTGGTGGTGACCGTGGACCGGGAGGCCGAACTGCTCGGTTTTCACGAATCGGTGTCGCGGTTCCTCCAGCTTTACCCGGAGATCGCCATCGCCGACCAGGGCAGCCTGAACCTTACCGAACTGGTTCCTCTGGGCGGCCTGGCCCGGGTGAACCTATCCAACCTCCGGCAAAGCTCCGGACGCATTCGCATCGAATCCTGCCCGGTGTACGACGGCGACCTGCGCGACGGTCGGCTGATCCGGGACCGGACCTTCCAGTTTCACGGCGACGTGACAGAGCAACGAACCATTCAACCGTAA
- a CDS encoding transposase IS3/IS911 family protein (PFAM: transposase IS3/IS911 family protein~KEGG: bvi:Bcep1808_7228 transposase IS3/IS911 family protein), with protein sequence MERIPHGKYTREFRLEAVKLVTEDKLSVAEAARRLALPSNTLDNWLRKHRAGKLEEVGKSYRPLTEVEMELARVKKENAELKMEREILKKAAAYFARESLPGTRR encoded by the coding sequence ATGGAAAGGATTCCACACGGGAAGTATACGAGGGAGTTCAGGCTGGAAGCGGTGAAGCTGGTGACAGAGGATAAATTGTCTGTGGCGGAAGCTGCCAGGCGGCTGGCACTGCCGTCAAACACCTTGGACAACTGGCTCAGGAAACACAGAGCCGGCAAGCTTGAAGAAGTGGGCAAGTCATACCGGCCGCTGACAGAAGTAGAGATGGAGCTGGCCCGGGTAAAGAAGGAAAATGCCGAACTCAAAATGGAGCGGGAAATATTAAAAAAAGCAGCCGCGTACTTTGCCAGGGAGTCGCTGCCCGGTACGCGGCGATGA